Proteins from one Cryptomeria japonica chromosome 4, Sugi_1.0, whole genome shotgun sequence genomic window:
- the LOC131053479 gene encoding uncharacterized protein LOC131053479 isoform X1, whose translation MQSTAVGVAFRKVERSYESTPNGWRLATYEEAKKGLQTIKNKNLLKRWDRVRLLDGWITGPGYNFEMGDDFKGCLGYMLLIQTQASGMLSYSNIKFVWKHAFGLWKTLLIIAYQAISKIVEHGHHSDIGCQIKDFSLN comes from the exons ATGCAGAGTACTGCAG TAGGTGTGGCATTCCGGAAGGTAGAAAGGAGTTATGAGAGTACTCCAAATGGGTGGCGCCTGGCAACTTATGAGGAAGCCAAGAAAGGGCTGCAGACGATCAAGAATAAAAATCTTTTAAAAAGATGGGACAGAGTGCGTCTGCTGGACGGTTGGATAACTGGTCCGGGCTATAATTTTGAAATGGGAGATGACTTCAAAGGGTGTCTGGGGTACATGCTACTCATTCAAACTCAAGCTTCTGGAATGCTCTCTTATTCTAACATTAAATTTGTATGGAAACATGCATTTGGTCTGTGGAAAACGTTGTTAATAATTGCTTACCAAGCGATTTCTAAAATagtagaacatggtcatcactcaGATATAGGATGCCAAATAAAAGATTTTTCACTAAATTGA
- the LOC131053479 gene encoding uncharacterized protein LOC131053479 isoform X2: MQSTAGVAFRKVERSYESTPNGWRLATYEEAKKGLQTIKNKNLLKRWDRVRLLDGWITGPGYNFEMGDDFKGCLGYMLLIQTQASGMLSYSNIKFVWKHAFGLWKTLLIIAYQAISKIVEHGHHSDIGCQIKDFSLN; this comes from the exons ATGCAGAGTACTGCAG GTGTGGCATTCCGGAAGGTAGAAAGGAGTTATGAGAGTACTCCAAATGGGTGGCGCCTGGCAACTTATGAGGAAGCCAAGAAAGGGCTGCAGACGATCAAGAATAAAAATCTTTTAAAAAGATGGGACAGAGTGCGTCTGCTGGACGGTTGGATAACTGGTCCGGGCTATAATTTTGAAATGGGAGATGACTTCAAAGGGTGTCTGGGGTACATGCTACTCATTCAAACTCAAGCTTCTGGAATGCTCTCTTATTCTAACATTAAATTTGTATGGAAACATGCATTTGGTCTGTGGAAAACGTTGTTAATAATTGCTTACCAAGCGATTTCTAAAATagtagaacatggtcatcactcaGATATAGGATGCCAAATAAAAGATTTTTCACTAAATTGA
- the LOC131053452 gene encoding uncharacterized protein LOC131053452, whose amino-acid sequence MRIRIHAGGAYADVFLSDRGKEVALLLCVDDWNYEVVYWLLNSWSNSQMMNGGEVRGGNIPPIDVKKFEEMNKMMGYVARRLGEEGGKALEKSRKTKYTGKDSVKEVLSGMIKIVTTEEDIVNFMGRSMVRFSWYEFEEHRLPDSVKTVDVAEPFWSFVCDSFAGYLVKICACTSLVDIRKMKTNGTGQNNWRIATSLLFHLSHFLIDIIHKPMGHNCKDFCTRKILRNAAEKAAGNQQKFIEMLQKNAMWRCYDDAAALSLEDAMQTVLHSIVKFRDEDVGTEVAQALLCKLDEQSIKEFMNAADERGRTALHSASEKGNARICRLLADHGALVTAHDKKGMTALHSAFEGGTDKVIDVETEIAQVLLSRCDKETIHEFVNAADNRGRSALHRASEKGNTYICELLVGHGVSVTAKDNFGMTALHYAFEGTEKLIDVETKITETLLCGTGGDDQSISEFVNAVDRRGRTALRGASKNGNASVCKLLVNRGALVTVQDKNGMTALHHASEGKINKVKGVGIEIAQVLLGKWDESSIYDFVNAADKRGRTALHGASENGDARICKLLVDRGALVTAQDKKGMTALHYAFEGEVYKVKIVGKEIVNALLIGYDGENIYKFVNIKDERGRTALHCASEKGTTDICKLLVDHRALLTAQDNKGMTALNYAFEGGTNKVVEIEIEIAQALPRRCDSQSINEFVNAKDEKGKTALHWASEKGNAHICELLVNHGALVTDQDKNGMTALHYAFEGDIEEVKNVGKEITQVLLRRCDDQSIYAFVNTKDKKGRTALHCASEKGNTDVCKLLVDHCALLIAQDKEGVTALLTAQDKRGMTALHYAFVGGINKDINVEIDIANALLNRCDERSIHMFVNTSDKTGRTALHIASEKGSAEICKMLIDRGASVNAKTINGNTTLHHSFEGGIGKDIDVMAEIAEALLCKCDEQSKYEFVNAADEKGGTALHLASEKGNIRICELLVNHGASVIAQNNHGMTALHYAFKGGIGKDIDVTTEITESLLRSCDEGNEEGMTALHLASEKGNIRICELLVNHGASVLAQNNHGKTAPHYAFVGGIAKDIDVTTEITETLLRRCDEGSTYEFVNAADKKGMTALHSASQKGDARICRLLVDHGASMTAQNERGKTALHYALEGGIHEVIDLLVKSPHVSESLDLKDGKGYTPLGIALTNMDYKSTVKLLLNSKNPEDYLGRALANMNYETIAKLLLKSKEPEAYLDIALPRMDYESTAKLLSKLKQPEAYFDKVDQEQLLRNSLLLGSVGGDCDENGKTALHLAAMCDDEQRAHHIMSMKIERENLVKLKNMVAERDKGGRTVLHEAALNGNHIICIVLLNLNSELIYIKDRDNRNPLFDAVKGKYTGTALYQKLLTAYFKKDKPDEDLVDRSGLTPLHIAASQGKVQVVKEFLSWHKIKTKYLSRKDFIGQTALHKAVKCGYIDTVEILLNHGAHPLRERDCDGRTALHYAVQAETGDKEKLARMLFSRCESDAEKSLLSWASAAGLGTADQCISENDSLYKYLVAAKRTVSNNLLKMAVSLGDIEMAKELISRGYQIGDILNSNFQDGLTNGEKENVETGKFSFLHAFKTN is encoded by the exons ATGCGGATACGAATTCATGCTG GTGGCGCATATGCTGATGTTTTTCTCAGCGACCGAGGAAAAGAAGTGGCATTATTATTGTGCGTGGATGATTGGAATTATGAAGTAGTTTATTGGTTACTAAACTCTTGGTCAAATTCTCAGATGATGAACGGTGGGGAAGTGAGAGGGGGGAACATACCAcccattgatgtcaaaaaatttgaggaaatgaacaaaatgatgggTTACGTAGCCAGAAGACTTGGGGAAGAGGGAGGAAAAGCGCTTGAGAAATCAAGAAAGACCAAGTATACTGGAAAAGATTCCGTGAAAGAAGTGCTATCAGGCATGATTAAAATTGTAACAACAGAAGAGGACATCGTGAATTTCATGGGTCGCTCTATGGTGAGGTTTTCATGGTATGAATTTGAGGAACATCGTCTGCCGGATTCCGTCAAAACGGTAGATGTTGCAGAGCCATTCTGGAGTTTTGTGTGCGACAGCTTTGCGGGCTATCTTGTCAAAATTTGTGCTTGTACAAGCCTTGTTGACATACGTAAGATGAAGACAAATGGCACGGGTCAAAATAATTGGAGGATTGCCACCTCTTTGCTATTTCATCTCTCCCATTTCCTAATAGATATCATACATAAACCAATGgggcataattgtaaggacttttGCACCAGAAAGATTCTTCGCAATGCTGCGGAGAAGGCGGCGGGTAACCAACAAAAGTTTATCGAGATGCTGCAAAAGAACGCAATGTGGAGGTGCTACGATGACGC TGCGGCGCTCAGCCTGGAAGACGCTATGCAAACGGTGTTACATTCAATTGTAAAATTTCGGGACGAAGATGTGGGGACAGAGGTTGCACAAGCTTTGCTATGCAAGTTGGATGAGCAAAGTATAAAGGAATTTATGAATGCTGCAGATGAGAGAGGGAGGACTGCTCTTCACAGCGCTTCAGAGAAAGGAAACGCACGTATCTGTAGACTACTTGCTGATCATGGTGCTTTAGTGACTGCCCATGACAAGAAAGGTATGACGGCCCTGCACTCTGCATTTGAAGGAGGGACTGACAAAGTTATAGATGTGGAGACAGAAATTGCACAAGTTTTACTAAGCAGGTGTGATAAGGAAACTATACATGAGTTTGTCAATGCTGCAGATAATAGAGGGAGGAGTGCTCTTCACAGAGCTTCAGAGAAAGGAAACACATATATCTGTGAACTGCTTGTTGGTCATGGTGTTTCAGTAACCGCTAAAGACAACTTTGGTATGACAGCCCTGCACTATGCATTTGAAGGGACTGAAAAACTTATCGATGTGGAGACAAAAATTACAGAAACGTTGTTATGTGGGACTGGGGGTGATGACCAAAGTATTTCTGAGTTTGTCAATGCCGTAGATAGGAGAGGGAGAACTGCTCTTCGTGGTGCTTCAAAGAACGGAAACGCAAGTGTCTGTAAACTGCTTGTTAATCGGGGTGCTTTAGTGACTGTTCAAGACAAAAATGGTATGACAGCACTGCACCATGCATCTGAAGGAAAGATCAATAAAGTTAAAGGTGTGGGGATAGAGATTGCACAAGTTTTGCTAGGCAAGTGGGATGAGAGTAGTATTTATGATTTTGTCAATGCTGCAGATAAGAGAGGAAGAACTGCTCTTCATGGCGCTTCAGAGAATGGAGACGCGCGTATCTGCAAACTGCTTGTTGATCGCGGTGCTTTAGTGACTGCTCAAGACAAAAAGGGTATGACAGCCCTGCACTATGCATTTGAAGGAGAGGTTTATAAAGTGAAAATCGTAGGAAAAGAGATTGTAAATGCTTTGCTAATCGGGTATGATGGAGAAAATATATATAAGTTTGTCAATATTAAAGATGAAAGAGGGAGGACTGCTCTACACTGCGCTTCAGAGAAAGGAACCACAGATATCTGTAAACTGCTTGTTGATCACCGTGCTTTATTGACTGCTCAAGACAACAAGGGTATGACGGCCTTGAACTATGCATTTGAAGGAGGGACTAATAAAGTTgtagaaatagagatagagattgCGCAGGCTTTGCCAAGAAGGTGTGACAGTCAATCTATTAATGAGTTTGTCAATGCCAAAGATGAGAAAGGGAAGACTGCTCTTCATTGGGCTTCAGAGAAAGGAAACGCACATATCTGTGAACTGCTTGTCAATCACGGTGCTTTAGTGACAGATCAAGACAAAAACGGTATGACGGCTCTGCACTATGCATTtgaaggagatattgaagaagttaAAAATGTGGGCAAAGAGATTACACAAGTTTTGCTAAGAAGGTGTGATGATCAAAGTATATATGCTTTCGTCAATACTAAAGATAAGAAAGGGAGGACCGCTCTTCACTGCGCTTCAGAAAAAGGAAACACAGATGTCTGTAAACTGCTTGTTGATCACTGTGCTTTATTGATTGCACAAGATAAAGAGGGTGTGACAGCCTTATTAACTGCTCAAGACAAAAGGGGTATGACAGCCTTGCACTATGCATTTGTAGGAGGGATTAACAAAGATATAAATGTGGAGATAGATATTGCAAACGCTCTGCTAAACAGGTGTGATGAGCGGAGTATACATATGTTTGTCAATACTTCTGACAAGACTGGGAGGACTGCTCTTCATATCGCTTCAGAGAAAGGAAGCGCAGAAATCTGTAAAATGCTTATTGATCGCGGTGCTTCAGTGAATGCTAAAACCATCAATGGTAACACAACCCTACACCATTCATTTGAAGGAGGGATTGGTAAGGATATAGATGTTATGGCAGAGATTGCAGAAGCTTTGCTATGCAAGTGCGATGAGCAAAGCAAATATGAATTTGTCAATGCCGCAGATGAGAAAGGGGGGACTGCTCTTCACCTTGCTTCAGAGAAAGGAAACATACGTATATGTGAACTGCTTGTCAATCACGGTGCTTCAGTGATTGCTCAAAACAATCATGGTATGACAGCCCTACACTACGCATTTAAAGGAGGGATTGGTAAAGATATAGATGTCACGACGGAGATTACAGAATCTTTGCTACGCAGCTGTGATGAAGGAA ATGAGGAAGGGATGACTGCTCTTCACCTTGCTTCAGAGAAAGGAAACATACGTATCTGTGAACTGCTTGTCAATCACGGTGCTTCAGTGCTTGCTCAAAACAATCATGGTAAGACAGCTCCGCACTACGCATTTGTAGGAGGGATTGCTAAAGATATCGATGTCACGACGGAGATTACAGAAACTTTGCTACGCAGGTGTGATGAAGGAAGTACATACGAGTTTGTCAATGCTGCAGATAAGAAAGGGATGACTGCTCTTCACAGCGCTTCACAGAAAGGAGATGCACGTATATGTAGACTGCTTGTTGATCACGGTGCTTCAATGACTGCTCAAAACGAAAGGGGTAAGACAGCCCTCCACTATGCACTTGAAGGAGGGATACATGAAGTCATAGACTTGTTAGTGAAGAGTCCGCATGTCTCTGAATCACTTGATTTAAAAGACGGTAAAGGATACACGCCTTTAGGTATAGCTCTTACCAATATGGATTATAAGTCAACAGTGAAGTTATTATTAAACTCAAAAAATCCAGAAGATTATTTAGGTAGAGCTCTTGCTAACATGAATTATGAGACAATTGCGAAGTTGTTATTGAAGTCGAAAGAGCCAGAAGCTTATTTAGATATAGCTCTTCCCCGGATGGATTATGAGTCAACAGCGAAGTTGTTATCAAAGTTAAAGCAACCAGAAGCTTATTTTGATAAAGTGGATCAGGAACAGCTCCTTCGTAACTCTCTACTGCTTGGTTCTGTAG GTGGTGATTGTGATGAGAACGGGAAAACAGCTTTGCATCTGGCTGCTATGTGTGATGATGAGCAGAGGGCACATCATATCATGTCCATGAAAATTGAAAGAGAAAATCTAGTGAAATTGAAAAACATGGTGGCCGAGCGCGACAAAGGAGGGAGGACTGTCCTCCATGAGGCAGCTTTGAATGGAAATCATATAATCTGCATAGTTCTTCTCAACTTAAATTCAGAACTAATATATATCAAAGATAGAGACAACCGAAACCCATTATTTGATGCAGTTAAAGGTAAATACACCGGCACAGCTCTGTATCAGAAATTGTTGACAGCATATTTCAAGAAAGATAAGCCTGATGAGGATTTGGTGGACCGCAGCGGACTAACTCCATTGCACATTGCTGCTTCACAAGGCAAAGTCCAGGTTGTGAAAGAGTTCCTTTCTTGGCATAAAATCAAGACAAAATATTTGAGCAGAAAAGATTTCATCGGACAAACGGCCCTCCATAAAGCAGTAAAATGTGGATACATAGATACAGTAGAAATTCTATTGAATCATGGTGCCCACCCTCTCAGAGAACGTGACTGCGATGGCAGAACCGCTCTTCATTACGCAGTGCAAGCAGAAACTGGAGACAAAGAGAAATTGGCCCGTATGCTTTTCAGCCGATGTGAATCAGACGCAGAGAAATCACTCCTATCATGGGCATCTGCAGCAGGCTTAGGCACTGCTGACCAATGTATAAGCGAAAATGATTCACTTTACAAATATCTTGTAGCGGCAAAAAGGACGGTTAGCAACAATTTATTGAAAATGGCTGTTTCTCTAGGAGACATTGAAATGGCGAAAGAACTGATTAGCAGAGGTTATCAAATTGGGGACATTCTCAATTCAAATTTTCAAGATGGATTAACAAACGGAGAGAAAGAGAATGTAGAGACAGGTAAGTTTTCATTCCTACATGC TTTCAAGACAAATTGA
- the LOC131053451 gene encoding uncharacterized protein LOC131053451 — MIKEQGNDNPTVLDSLGRSDYAQGLAALFLNHYIKPPIAVGITGSWGIGKSSLMHQTERILLATAAHTALLPSSKLSSSALELPDITPCELSEKGKRICEHIYGQIKGGKRVNRNIFVILWDYMRSKLKQTSVKDIQEELEKLLNEYEEKFLNQHESKGY, encoded by the exons ATGATCAAAGAACAAGGAAATGACAATCCAACTGTATTAGATAGTCTTG GTCGATCGGACTATGCACAAGgtcttgctgcattatttttgaaTCATTACATAAAGCCTCCCATAGCTGTCGGTATCACCGGTTCTTGGGGTATAGGAAAATCTAGCCTCATGCACCAG ACTGAACGCATTTTACTAGCAACAGCAGCTCACACAGCATTGCTGCCATCCTCAAAATTATCGAGCTCAGCTTTAGAATTGCCCGATATTACACCATGCGAATTATCAGAAAAGGGGAAAAGGATATGTGAACACATTTACGGACAGATAAAGGGTGGAAAACGCGTTAATAGAAACATATTTGTAATCTTGTGGGATTACATGAGAAGCAAGCTAAAACAAACTAGTGTAAAGGACATTCAGGAAGAG TTGGAGAAATTACTAAATGAGTATGAGGAGAAATTTCTAAACCAGCATGAATCTAAAGGTTATTAA